From one Anaeromyxobacter diazotrophicus genomic stretch:
- a CDS encoding methyl-accepting chemotaxis protein — MEGDGPAWRAWKHDIMVIVGNERDRDVLVADGLGQSPAAAEIDRTVQAALRAAKTSQNKLAAALSQKVDAIAARTTESYGEAGSAARGARAITLGAGLATAALLALMGGLITRSVRRQIQAVGDEARRLREAVADGRLDVRGDAAAIHPEFRPIVDGLNATMDAFVAPIQITAARLDGIAAGKIPAPTAEDFRGDFNRIKEAVNTCITTVQALVADTDALSRAATAGQLGARADATRHQGDFRRVLEGVNRTLDSMLAPVHDATQVLRRLADRDLRARADGQYQGEHARIAAAVNATAEALHGALAQVARAVGQVSSAAGQIAASSQTVASGASEQASSLEETSSSLESMTTMTKQSADNAQQANGLAQRAKTSAAEGGAAVEQMVGAMGKIKASAEGTSQIIKDINEIAFQTNLLALNAAVEAARAGEAGRGFAVVAEEVRSLALRAKEAANKTEGLIRDSVTQAGEGEVTAKHVTRVLGDIATSVSKVTDIVAEIAAAAKEQAAGIDQVTRAVAQMSQVTQQNAANSEESSSAATELSGQAQELGAMVAMFQLDGAATARHRPKVAAAQLQQAKLQKNTPAPASQAIPLRPEETFPMEGDTKFSDF; from the coding sequence GTGGAAGGCGATGGACCCGCCTGGCGGGCCTGGAAGCACGACATCATGGTGATCGTCGGCAACGAGCGCGACCGGGACGTGCTGGTCGCCGACGGGCTCGGCCAGAGCCCGGCGGCGGCGGAGATCGACCGCACCGTCCAGGCGGCGCTGCGCGCGGCCAAGACCTCGCAGAACAAGCTCGCGGCGGCGCTCTCTCAGAAGGTCGATGCCATCGCCGCGCGGACCACGGAGTCGTACGGCGAGGCCGGGAGCGCCGCCAGGGGCGCGCGGGCGATCACGCTCGGCGCGGGCCTCGCCACCGCGGCGCTCCTCGCCCTCATGGGCGGGCTCATCACGCGGAGCGTCCGGCGCCAGATCCAGGCGGTCGGGGACGAGGCGCGCCGGCTCCGCGAGGCGGTCGCCGACGGCCGGCTCGACGTCCGCGGCGACGCCGCCGCGATCCACCCGGAGTTCCGTCCCATCGTCGACGGCCTGAACGCGACGATGGACGCGTTCGTGGCGCCCATCCAGATCACGGCGGCGCGGCTCGACGGCATCGCCGCGGGCAAGATCCCGGCGCCCACAGCGGAGGACTTCCGCGGCGACTTCAACCGCATCAAGGAGGCCGTCAACACCTGCATCACGACCGTCCAGGCGCTGGTCGCCGACACCGACGCGCTGTCGCGCGCCGCGACCGCAGGCCAGCTCGGGGCGCGCGCCGACGCGACCCGGCACCAGGGCGACTTCCGGCGCGTGCTGGAGGGCGTCAACCGGACGCTCGACTCGATGCTCGCGCCCGTGCACGACGCGACCCAGGTGCTGCGGCGACTCGCGGACCGCGACCTGCGGGCGCGCGCCGACGGCCAGTACCAGGGCGAGCACGCGCGAATCGCCGCCGCCGTGAACGCCACCGCCGAGGCCCTGCACGGTGCGCTCGCGCAGGTCGCGCGCGCCGTGGGGCAGGTATCTTCGGCTGCTGGGCAGATCGCCGCCTCGAGCCAGACCGTCGCCTCCGGCGCGTCGGAGCAGGCGAGCTCGCTCGAGGAGACATCGTCGAGCCTCGAGTCCATGACGACGATGACGAAGCAGTCGGCCGACAACGCCCAGCAGGCGAACGGGCTCGCCCAGCGTGCCAAGACCTCGGCGGCCGAGGGCGGCGCCGCGGTCGAGCAGATGGTTGGCGCCATGGGGAAGATCAAGGCGTCGGCCGAGGGCACCTCGCAGATCATCAAGGACATCAACGAGATCGCGTTCCAGACGAACCTCCTCGCCCTCAACGCCGCGGTCGAGGCGGCGCGCGCGGGCGAGGCGGGTCGGGGCTTCGCCGTGGTGGCGGAGGAGGTGCGGTCGCTCGCGCTCCGGGCGAAGGAGGCGGCCAACAAGACCGAGGGGCTCATCCGCGACTCCGTGACGCAGGCCGGCGAGGGGGAGGTCACGGCCAAGCACGTGACGCGGGTCCTGGGGGACATCGCGACCTCGGTCTCGAAGGTGACCGACATCGTGGCGGAGATCGCGGCCGCCGCGAAGGAGCAGGCGGCCGGGATCGACCAGGTCACCCGTGCCGTCGCACAGATGAGCCAGGTGACTCAGCAGAACGCCGCGAACTCAGAGGAGTCGTCGTCGGCGGCCACGGAGCTGTCCGGGCAGGCGCAGGAACTCGGCGCGATGGTCGCCATGTTCCAGTTGGACGGCGCGGCGACTGCACGGCACCGCCCGAAGGTCGCAGCTGCCCAGCTACAACAAGCGAAGCTCCAGAAGAACACGCCCGCGCCCGCCTCGCAGGCGATCCCGCTCCGGCCGGAGGAGACCTTCCCCATGGAAGGCGACACGAAGTTCAGCGACTTCTGA
- a CDS encoding tetratricopeptide repeat protein has translation MARATGEVEGVDDEVVFRVNRGAEQLARGELEPARESLSRARELRPKDPQVLGLLGQALYKLARYPEAVEVYARLVDESPVEAAARVNLGLASLKAKRHADAVRQLEIALDLNPEHRKAMGYLGLAWLEQGDFGQARAWFERAGSEQMVAKCDELLALATAAPEPAAAAHAADDALPPPSPVPAAPPALRDLAAARRAPEPGADVFAVRDGLLAVSTAREVLVRGQGLLAVRGAARLAPELKRFRGRATDRPFGEGALQMLRATGEGSLLLRPGAALLTVLRLADDAAYLREETLFAFEAGLGFENGRVAGTSVPDLDLVHLRGSGDLLVASRGPLRGLEVRTGAPVRIPPAALVGFAGALTPRLVALHEDAGAPRVVELIGQGRVLVDEGAAA, from the coding sequence TTGGCGCGCGCCACGGGCGAGGTCGAGGGCGTGGACGACGAGGTCGTCTTCCGCGTGAACCGCGGCGCGGAGCAGCTGGCCCGCGGCGAGCTCGAGCCGGCGCGCGAGTCGCTCTCCCGCGCCCGCGAGCTGCGCCCGAAGGATCCTCAGGTCTTGGGCTTGCTCGGGCAGGCGCTCTACAAGCTCGCCCGCTACCCGGAGGCGGTGGAGGTCTACGCGCGGCTCGTGGACGAGAGCCCGGTGGAGGCCGCGGCCCGGGTGAACCTGGGGCTCGCGAGCCTCAAGGCCAAGCGGCACGCCGACGCCGTGCGCCAGCTCGAGATCGCGCTCGACCTGAACCCCGAGCACCGCAAGGCCATGGGCTACCTCGGGCTCGCCTGGCTGGAGCAGGGCGACTTCGGCCAGGCGCGGGCCTGGTTCGAGCGGGCCGGCAGCGAGCAGATGGTGGCGAAGTGCGACGAGCTCCTGGCGCTCGCCACCGCCGCGCCCGAGCCGGCCGCCGCCGCGCACGCGGCCGACGACGCGCTCCCGCCCCCGAGCCCCGTCCCGGCGGCGCCGCCCGCGCTGCGCGACCTCGCCGCCGCGCGGCGCGCCCCCGAGCCCGGCGCGGACGTCTTCGCGGTCCGCGACGGGCTGCTCGCCGTCTCGACCGCGCGCGAGGTGCTGGTCCGGGGGCAGGGGCTGCTCGCCGTCCGCGGCGCGGCCCGCCTCGCGCCCGAGCTGAAGCGCTTCCGCGGCCGCGCCACCGACCGGCCGTTCGGGGAGGGCGCCCTCCAGATGCTGCGCGCCACGGGGGAGGGCTCGCTCCTGCTCCGGCCCGGCGCGGCGCTCCTGACCGTGCTCCGGCTGGCCGACGACGCCGCCTACCTCCGCGAGGAGACGCTCTTCGCCTTCGAGGCGGGCCTCGGGTTCGAGAACGGGCGGGTGGCCGGCACCTCGGTGCCCGACCTGGACCTCGTGCACCTGCGCGGCTCGGGCGACCTCCTCGTCGCCTCGCGCGGCCCGCTGCGCGGCCTCGAGGTGCGGACCGGGGCGCCGGTGCGGATCCCGCCGGCGGCGCTGGTCGGCTTCGCCGGCGCGCTCACGCCGCGCCTCGTCGCGCTCCACGAGGACGCCGGCGCGCCCCGGGTGGTGGAGCTCATCGGGCAGGGGCGCGTGCTCGTGGACGAAGGGGCGGCGGCCTAG
- the pgsA gene encoding CDP-diacylglycerol--glycerol-3-phosphate 3-phosphatidyltransferase: MARSLRKELWSSPNLITLVRIAAIPVFLVFTYYESRANSFIAALVYSATAATDFLDGWLARRKNLVTVIGKFLDPLADKLIAMAALVMLVHLGRVTAWVVIVVMAREFAVTGLRTIAMSEGIVIAAGQEGKYKTALQLVAIVFLLLHYPYPIDFVVATGVVDANRVGTTLLYLSVFFSVWSAWKYFAGFIDAVYRKDAQAARDEDEARRRAAR; this comes from the coding sequence GTGGCACGATCGCTGCGCAAGGAGCTCTGGAGCTCCCCCAACCTCATCACGCTGGTCCGCATCGCGGCCATCCCGGTCTTCCTCGTCTTCACGTACTACGAGTCGCGCGCGAACTCGTTCATCGCCGCGCTCGTCTACTCGGCCACCGCCGCCACCGACTTCCTCGACGGCTGGCTGGCGCGCCGCAAGAACCTCGTCACCGTCATCGGGAAGTTCCTCGACCCGCTCGCCGACAAGCTCATCGCCATGGCGGCGCTGGTGATGCTGGTGCACCTCGGCCGGGTGACGGCCTGGGTGGTCATCGTGGTGATGGCGCGCGAGTTCGCCGTCACCGGCCTGCGCACCATCGCCATGAGCGAGGGGATCGTCATCGCGGCCGGGCAGGAGGGGAAGTACAAGACGGCGCTCCAGCTCGTGGCGATCGTCTTCCTGCTGCTGCACTACCCGTACCCCATCGACTTCGTGGTGGCGACCGGGGTGGTGGACGCGAACCGCGTCGGGACGACGCTGCTCTACCTGAGCGTCTTCTTCTCGGTGTGGTCGGCCTGGAAGTACTTCGCCGGCTTCATCGACGCGGTGTACCGGAAGGACGCGCAGGCCGCGCGCGACGAGGATGAGGCGCGGCGGCGCGCGGCGCGCTGA
- the nadB gene encoding L-aspartate oxidase — protein MSPLPRREHVDFLVLGGGVAGLSFALEAASAGSVLVLAKRQRSEGSTQYAQGGIASVLGPDDDFSQHIQDTLVAGAGLCHQDAVEVTVREGPDRIRWLQSLGIELDREGERLHLTREGGHSRRRVAHAKDTTGREVERALLAACDARGIRIVEDAVAVDLLSSGRLGLGGPNRALGAYVLDRDTGEIATLTAGVTVLATGGAGKVYLYTSNPDVATGDGVAMAFRAGAAVANMEFFQFHPTCLFHPAAKSFLISEALRGEGGILRNRAGEAFMSRYDARKELAPRDIVARSIDAEIKRRGDDCAYLDMTHLPKAFLIEHFPNIYATCKEFGIDMAVQPLPVVPAAHYQCGGVVTDLAGATTVPQLLAVGEVSCTGLHGANRLASNSLLEGLVFGRRAALHAKELIGGLRGPAPAVPDWNPGHALDPDEGVVVTHNWDEVRRLMWNYVGIVRSMKRLDRARTRLQLLRTEIRDYYWQYKLTPDLVELRNLADVALLIVECARRRKESRGLHYLIDFPKADAQQLHDTVLTRGDLD, from the coding sequence ATGAGCCCTCTTCCACGGCGAGAGCACGTCGACTTCCTGGTCCTCGGAGGGGGCGTGGCCGGCCTCTCCTTCGCGCTCGAGGCCGCCTCGGCCGGCTCGGTGCTGGTCCTCGCCAAGCGCCAGCGCTCGGAGGGCTCCACCCAGTACGCGCAGGGCGGCATCGCCTCGGTGCTGGGCCCGGACGACGACTTCTCCCAGCACATCCAGGACACCCTGGTGGCCGGCGCCGGCCTCTGCCACCAGGACGCGGTCGAGGTGACGGTGCGCGAGGGCCCCGACCGCATCCGCTGGCTGCAGTCGCTCGGGATCGAGCTCGACCGGGAGGGGGAGCGCCTGCACCTCACCCGGGAGGGCGGGCACTCCCGGCGGCGCGTGGCGCACGCCAAGGACACCACCGGCCGGGAGGTCGAGCGCGCGCTCCTCGCCGCCTGCGACGCGCGCGGCATCCGCATCGTCGAGGACGCGGTGGCGGTGGACCTGCTCTCCTCCGGCCGCCTGGGGCTGGGCGGGCCGAACCGGGCGCTCGGGGCCTACGTGCTCGACCGCGACACGGGCGAGATCGCGACCCTCACCGCGGGGGTGACCGTGCTCGCCACCGGCGGCGCGGGCAAGGTGTACCTCTACACCTCGAACCCCGACGTCGCGACCGGCGACGGGGTGGCCATGGCGTTCCGCGCCGGCGCCGCGGTGGCCAACATGGAGTTCTTCCAGTTCCACCCCACTTGCCTCTTCCACCCGGCGGCGAAGAGCTTCCTCATCTCCGAGGCGCTGCGCGGCGAGGGCGGCATCCTCCGCAACCGGGCCGGCGAGGCGTTCATGTCGCGCTACGACGCGCGCAAGGAGCTGGCGCCGCGCGACATCGTGGCCCGCTCCATCGACGCCGAGATCAAGCGCCGCGGCGACGACTGCGCCTACCTCGACATGACGCACCTGCCGAAGGCGTTCCTCATCGAGCACTTCCCCAACATCTACGCGACCTGCAAGGAGTTCGGAATCGACATGGCGGTGCAGCCCCTGCCGGTGGTCCCGGCGGCGCACTACCAGTGCGGCGGGGTGGTGACCGACCTCGCCGGCGCCACCACCGTGCCGCAGCTCCTGGCCGTGGGCGAGGTCTCCTGCACCGGGCTGCACGGCGCGAACCGGCTGGCGTCCAACTCGCTGCTCGAGGGGCTCGTCTTCGGCCGCCGCGCGGCGCTGCACGCCAAGGAGCTCATCGGCGGCCTGCGCGGGCCGGCGCCGGCGGTGCCGGACTGGAACCCGGGCCACGCGCTCGATCCGGACGAGGGCGTGGTGGTGACGCACAACTGGGACGAGGTGCGGCGCCTGATGTGGAACTACGTCGGGATCGTCCGCAGCATGAAGCGGCTCGACCGCGCCCGCACCCGGCTGCAGCTCCTGCGCACCGAGATCCGCGACTACTACTGGCAGTACAAGCTGACGCCCGACCTGGTCGAGCTGCGGAACCTCGCCGACGTGGCCCTGCTCATCGTGGAGTGCGCCCGCCGCCGCAAGGAGTCGCGCGGCCTGCACTACCTCATCGACTTCCCCAAGGCCGACGCGCAGCAGCTGCACGACACGGTGCTGACCCGGGGCGACCTGGACTGA
- a CDS encoding ABC transporter substrate-binding protein, translated as MFATSLCALVLAAASAEPIRVGVYASFTGMTAPSGTSLRNGLRLAAEEINAAGGVLGRKIELVERDDGGVPDRGVAAVTELIEREHVGFLFGPSYTAVADATTHIANEREIPLIVAAATGSTVDGLFVRSPENYVFRLALPDAAQAASVVREVVDVLRARRPAVFYADDPFGRSGQAKLATGFERRGVAPVYVRAFKGKSPELPSWIAEARKAKPDAVVIYAVSADQAAFVLAAAAAGWKPPAVVGPWGISQSAFLKQAGAAGEGAITVTCFIEEEAGTPAAQRFVDLYRRTFNERPMSAASAAAQGYDALHLLALAIQQARTTDASRVKTALENLRTRYVGALGEFEKPWSPTEHEAIRTGRVGVVRDGKIVAASR; from the coding sequence ATGTTCGCGACCTCCCTCTGTGCCCTGGTGCTCGCCGCCGCCTCGGCGGAGCCGATTCGGGTCGGTGTGTACGCCTCGTTCACCGGCATGACCGCGCCGTCGGGGACGTCGCTGCGGAACGGCCTGCGACTGGCCGCCGAAGAGATCAACGCCGCGGGCGGCGTGCTCGGCCGGAAGATCGAGCTGGTGGAGCGCGACGACGGCGGGGTGCCGGACCGCGGCGTGGCGGCCGTCACCGAGCTCATCGAGCGCGAGCACGTCGGCTTCCTGTTCGGCCCGTCCTACACCGCGGTCGCGGATGCCACCACGCACATCGCGAACGAGCGGGAGATCCCGCTCATCGTCGCGGCCGCCACCGGTTCGACGGTCGATGGGCTGTTCGTCCGGTCGCCCGAGAACTACGTGTTCCGCCTCGCGCTACCGGACGCGGCGCAGGCGGCCTCCGTGGTCCGCGAGGTGGTCGACGTGCTGCGCGCGCGCCGCCCCGCCGTGTTCTACGCCGACGATCCGTTTGGCCGGTCGGGCCAGGCGAAGCTCGCGACCGGCTTCGAGCGCCGCGGCGTGGCCCCCGTCTACGTCCGCGCGTTCAAGGGCAAGTCGCCCGAGCTGCCCTCCTGGATCGCGGAAGCCCGCAAGGCCAAGCCGGATGCCGTCGTGATCTACGCAGTCAGCGCCGACCAGGCCGCCTTCGTGCTCGCCGCGGCCGCGGCCGGCTGGAAGCCGCCCGCCGTCGTGGGGCCGTGGGGCATCTCGCAGTCGGCGTTCCTGAAGCAGGCCGGCGCGGCCGGCGAGGGCGCCATCACCGTCACCTGCTTCATCGAGGAGGAGGCCGGCACGCCCGCCGCCCAGCGCTTCGTCGACCTGTACCGGCGCACGTTCAACGAGCGCCCGATGTCAGCCGCCTCGGCTGCGGCGCAGGGCTACGACGCGCTCCACCTGCTGGCCCTCGCCATCCAGCAGGCCAGGACGACCGACGCATCGCGCGTGAAGACCGCGCTCGAGAACCTGAGGACCCGCTACGTGGGCGCACTCGGGGAGTTCGAGAAGCCGTGGAGCCCGACGGAGCACGAGGCCATCCGCACCGGCCGGGTCGGCGTGGTGCGCGACGGCAAGATCGTGGCCGCCTCGCGCTGA
- a CDS encoding lytic transglycosylase domain-containing protein yields MARLLAGLALAAALLARPAAADEFYSFVDADGVIHVTNVPQDARYHRLREKPAAPGGVHRISIQGRPVRARTAPAPLRRASPWEEHIQAAAEKYGLAPPLLKAVMAAESNFNPTAVSEKGATGLMQLMPATARDMYVDDLYDPRQNIDGGARYLRHLQDRFGNDLEKVLAAYNAGPEAVRRSGGAVPPIPETQAYVKKVLALYQAYLGGR; encoded by the coding sequence ATGGCCCGTCTGCTCGCCGGCTTGGCGCTCGCCGCCGCACTCCTCGCGCGCCCGGCGGCTGCGGACGAGTTCTACTCGTTCGTCGACGCCGACGGGGTCATCCACGTCACCAACGTCCCGCAGGACGCGCGCTACCATCGCCTGCGCGAGAAGCCCGCCGCGCCGGGCGGCGTGCACCGCATCTCGATCCAGGGCCGCCCCGTCCGCGCGCGCACCGCGCCCGCGCCGCTCCGCCGCGCCTCGCCCTGGGAGGAGCACATCCAGGCCGCCGCGGAGAAGTACGGGCTCGCGCCGCCGCTGCTCAAGGCGGTCATGGCGGCCGAGTCGAACTTCAACCCCACCGCGGTCTCGGAGAAGGGCGCCACCGGCCTCATGCAGCTCATGCCCGCCACCGCGCGCGACATGTACGTGGACGACCTGTACGACCCGCGCCAGAACATCGACGGGGGGGCGCGCTACCTGCGCCACCTGCAGGATCGGTTCGGCAACGACCTCGAGAAGGTGCTGGCCGCCTACAACGCCGGCCCGGAGGCGGTGCGCCGCTCCGGCGGCGCGGTGCCGCCCATCCCGGAGACGCAGGCCTACGTGAAGAAGGTGCTGGCGCTGTACCAGGCCTACCTGGGGGGCCGCTAG
- a CDS encoding hybrid sensor histidine kinase/response regulator yields the protein MARARKRPGSRAASGAVHARAGQRTQRAQQGPPVKRRPARPDLERVVGELELHQLELEKQNDELRSARSGLESALQRYRELFDFAPVSYFVIDRAGAIREANLAGARMLGLERRAAIGRPFALFVVPRHRRELDELIRRVLSGEPGPALESRELTMTPRQAEPLEVRVTATVLEEPAPGVLLACEDVTRRKQAEEALRQEGRRKDEFLAALSHELRNPLAPLRNGLFVLERAEPGSQRARDAASIIRRQAHHLTRIVDDLVDTARLARGTIRLERERLELNELARHAAEDHRPLFETRQVQLAVHASGEPLWVDGDPIRLAQVVFNLLGNALKFTSAGASVQLVLRREGAAAQLTVADTGMGIAPEVREQLFKPFRQGPQSLDRRQGGLGLGLAMVKGLVELHGGTVSLASAGIGQGAQFTVRLPLAEPGPAVAAPPPQPSAVRAQRVLVIEDNTDAAESLRIALELIGHSVEVAYDGAAGLELARKAPPEVIICDLGLPTLNGYEVAQLARADEALRGVYLVALSGYALPEDVERSLRAGFDCHVAKPATLESIQQLLGEKPSWASRGFTRGHG from the coding sequence ATGGCACGGGCGAGGAAGCGGCCGGGGAGCCGAGCGGCGAGCGGCGCGGTGCACGCGCGCGCCGGGCAGCGGACGCAGCGGGCGCAGCAGGGCCCGCCCGTGAAGCGGCGGCCCGCCCGCCCGGATCTGGAGCGCGTCGTGGGCGAGCTGGAGCTCCACCAGCTCGAGCTGGAGAAGCAGAACGACGAGCTGCGCTCGGCCCGGAGCGGGCTCGAGTCCGCGCTCCAGCGGTACCGGGAGCTCTTCGACTTCGCCCCCGTCAGCTACTTCGTCATCGACCGCGCCGGAGCCATCCGCGAGGCCAACCTCGCCGGCGCCCGGATGCTGGGGCTGGAGCGCCGCGCCGCGATCGGCCGCCCCTTCGCGCTGTTCGTGGTCCCGCGCCACCGCCGCGAGCTCGACGAGCTGATCCGGCGGGTGCTCTCCGGCGAGCCTGGGCCAGCCCTCGAGTCGCGCGAGCTCACGATGACCCCTCGGCAGGCGGAGCCGCTCGAGGTCCGCGTCACCGCCACGGTCCTCGAAGAGCCGGCGCCCGGCGTGCTGCTCGCCTGCGAGGACGTCACCCGCCGCAAGCAGGCCGAGGAGGCGCTGCGCCAGGAGGGCCGCCGCAAGGACGAGTTCCTGGCGGCGCTCTCGCACGAGCTCCGCAACCCGCTGGCGCCGCTCCGCAACGGCCTCTTCGTGCTCGAGCGCGCCGAGCCCGGCAGCCAGCGCGCCCGCGACGCGGCGAGCATCATCCGGCGCCAGGCGCATCACCTCACCCGCATCGTGGACGACCTCGTCGACACCGCGCGGCTCGCGCGCGGGACGATCCGCCTGGAGCGCGAGCGGCTCGAGCTGAACGAGCTGGCGCGGCACGCGGCCGAGGACCACCGGCCGCTGTTCGAGACGCGCCAGGTCCAGCTCGCGGTGCACGCGAGCGGCGAACCGCTCTGGGTCGACGGCGATCCCATCCGCCTCGCCCAGGTGGTCTTCAACCTCCTCGGGAACGCGCTGAAGTTCACGTCGGCCGGAGCCAGCGTCCAGCTCGTCCTGCGGCGCGAGGGCGCCGCGGCCCAGCTGACCGTCGCCGACACCGGCATGGGGATCGCGCCCGAGGTCCGCGAGCAGCTCTTCAAGCCCTTCCGCCAGGGGCCGCAGTCGCTCGATCGCAGGCAGGGCGGGCTGGGCCTCGGGCTGGCGATGGTCAAGGGGCTCGTCGAGCTCCACGGCGGGACGGTGAGCCTCGCGAGCGCGGGTATCGGCCAGGGCGCCCAGTTCACGGTGCGCCTGCCGCTCGCCGAGCCCGGCCCCGCGGTCGCGGCGCCTCCTCCGCAGCCCTCCGCCGTCCGGGCTCAACGGGTCCTCGTGATCGAGGACAACACGGACGCCGCCGAGAGCCTCCGGATCGCGCTGGAGCTGATCGGGCACTCGGTCGAGGTGGCGTACGACGGCGCGGCGGGGCTCGAGCTCGCCCGAAAGGCGCCGCCCGAGGTCATCATCTGCGACCTCGGCCTGCCGACCCTGAACGGCTACGAGGTCGCCCAGCTCGCCCGGGCCGACGAGGCGCTCCGGGGCGTCTACCTCGTCGCGCTGAGCGGCTACGCGCTGCCGGAGGACGTCGAGCGTTCGCTCCGCGCCGGGTTCGACTGCCACGTCGCGAAGCCGGCGACGCTCGAGAGCATCCAGCAACTCCTGGGCGAGAAGCCGTCGTGGGCGTCTCGCGGCTTCACGCGAGGCCACGGTTGA
- a CDS encoding glycosyltransferase family 9 protein, with protein MARLTVTVITQDEEANLPRLLESVRGVADEVVVVDSGSKDRTVELARAAGARVFSNPWPGFREQKAFALAQASGDYVLNLDADEWLAPDLARALRAELDRPEGPRAGAFRIHFRHRFAGEPIRFGQMWRDRRVRLVRREGAAWTGSAVHPKLRVPGPVADLPGRCEHLGYRDRAEAERKLTRYAEQVARERFREGRRARPWDRLRWPLAFLRRYVLWLGFLDGAAGFTLARLYARYDADKARWLRRLEREVGGARGRGALASGVRELGRRAALGLASMLLPRSRRPLPPAPALRKLLVIRTDERVGNQLLTTPLLRALKEGLPQAELHLLAAARQAGVIESRHVDRLIPFEKRLAFRRPWRLLALLRALRRERYDLVVEAGHWSGFSLTASLLARVAAGSAPVVGHLRGESGRFLSHPVPHDPANENEVRAKLELLRPLGLLPRGLAPETELGREPELARALLAQAGVAGPFAVLNPGARMADRRWPPAAHAAVARGLAERGLAVLVVWGPGEEPIARAVAEGGGARLAPATGLRELAALLREARLCVSNNSGPMHLAVAVGTPAVVGVFLSGDARRWRHELPGFEAAEPRGEDDARAVLDACDLLLGAGGGRAPALRG; from the coding sequence ATGGCCCGGCTCACGGTCACCGTCATCACGCAGGACGAGGAGGCGAACCTGCCGCGGCTCCTCGAGTCCGTCCGCGGGGTGGCCGACGAGGTGGTGGTCGTCGACTCGGGCTCGAAGGACCGCACGGTCGAGCTGGCGCGGGCGGCGGGGGCGCGCGTCTTCTCGAACCCCTGGCCGGGGTTCCGGGAGCAGAAGGCCTTCGCCCTGGCGCAGGCGTCGGGCGACTACGTCCTCAACCTCGACGCGGACGAGTGGCTCGCCCCCGACCTGGCCCGGGCGCTGCGGGCGGAGCTGGACCGGCCGGAAGGCCCGCGGGCGGGCGCCTTCCGCATCCACTTCCGCCACCGCTTCGCGGGCGAGCCGATCCGGTTCGGGCAGATGTGGCGCGACCGGCGCGTGCGCCTCGTCCGGCGCGAGGGCGCCGCCTGGACCGGCTCCGCGGTGCACCCCAAGCTGCGCGTCCCGGGCCCGGTCGCCGACCTGCCGGGCCGATGCGAGCACCTGGGCTACCGCGACCGCGCGGAGGCCGAGCGCAAGCTCACCCGCTACGCCGAGCAGGTGGCGCGCGAGCGCTTCCGCGAGGGGCGCCGGGCCAGGCCCTGGGACCGGCTCCGCTGGCCGCTCGCCTTCCTCCGCCGCTACGTGCTGTGGCTGGGGTTCCTGGACGGTGCGGCGGGCTTCACCCTGGCGCGGCTCTACGCCCGCTACGACGCGGACAAGGCGCGCTGGCTGCGCCGGCTCGAGCGCGAGGTGGGCGGCGCCCGCGGCCGCGGGGCGCTCGCCTCCGGGGTGCGCGAGCTCGGCCGCCGGGCGGCGCTGGGCCTGGCGTCGATGCTCCTCCCCCGCTCGCGGCGGCCGCTCCCGCCGGCGCCCGCGCTGCGCAAGCTGCTCGTCATCCGGACCGACGAGCGGGTCGGGAACCAGCTCCTCACCACCCCGCTCCTGCGGGCGCTCAAGGAGGGGCTGCCGCAGGCGGAGCTGCACCTCCTCGCGGCGGCGCGGCAGGCGGGCGTGATCGAGAGCCGCCACGTCGACCGGCTCATCCCCTTCGAGAAGCGGCTCGCCTTCCGGCGCCCGTGGCGCCTCCTGGCGCTCCTCCGCGCGCTCCGGCGCGAGCGCTACGACCTGGTGGTGGAGGCGGGCCACTGGTCCGGCTTCTCGCTCACCGCCTCGCTCCTCGCGCGCGTCGCGGCCGGGAGCGCGCCGGTGGTGGGCCACCTGCGGGGCGAGAGCGGGCGCTTCCTCTCGCACCCCGTCCCGCACGACCCGGCCAACGAGAACGAGGTGCGGGCGAAGCTCGAGCTGCTGCGGCCCCTCGGCCTCCTCCCGCGCGGCCTCGCCCCGGAGACGGAGCTCGGGCGCGAGCCGGAGCTGGCCCGCGCGCTCCTCGCCCAGGCCGGCGTGGCGGGGCCGTTCGCGGTGCTCAACCCGGGCGCGCGCATGGCCGACCGGCGCTGGCCGCCGGCGGCGCACGCGGCGGTGGCGCGCGGCCTCGCCGAGCGCGGCCTCGCGGTGCTGGTGGTGTGGGGGCCGGGCGAGGAGCCCATCGCGCGCGCGGTGGCCGAGGGCGGCGGCGCGCGGCTCGCGCCCGCGACCGGGCTGCGGGAGCTGGCGGCGCTCCTGCGCGAGGCGCGGCTCTGCGTCTCGAACAACAGCGGGCCGATGCACCTGGCGGTGGCGGTGGGCACGCCGGCCGTGGTGGGGGTGTTCCTCTCGGGCGACGCGCGGAGGTGGCGGCACGAGCTGCCGGGGTTCGAGGCGGCCGAGCCGCGGGGGGAGGACGACGCGCGGGCGGTGCTGGACGCGTGCGACCTCCTGCTGGGCGCCGGCGGGGGACGAGCCCCCGCCCTGCGGGGCTGA